Proteins from a genomic interval of Osmia bicornis bicornis chromosome 11, iOsmBic2.1, whole genome shotgun sequence:
- the LOC114878840 gene encoding uncharacterized protein LOC114878840: protein MKEMLTNQTSSGYSNSYVNNNGDTNSNNTADSNARKYAVLSTEWVSAIGEELGMHPLPDSLLRRLAEDASYRLREVLHKCVTRLKHSKRKRLTSTDVNAVITNLCDVDPVLGAPESMPEYHTEAKVFVPNERIVNLVQKINEPLNISQSNVPFIQESEICDVRLTEARNNYAKKALKTLFNGSQKTFQVLINDCATNAYLGGEGVIDKLMSIARSMVISNNAQYTRVSTRTCQLIIAIASNSEAVYPYHLTSVDKLTELLLELLLGQSFINSNLETLFKECALKLMLRWPFVVDKYIPTLENVLLKEEKENTDGSKKKAMAMELIASIQPLIFFQHEPESPLSVHTVLNFAPPGSALWQKIALSVCALLKSQAHILDIEVFMEHYGDSLLPYLPIPYKSTMNEHKKPIPLPIIIKSKIKYVNVRPVTSSRLIWDRQTAFPDSTLRGPRREIRFAFAGGRPVPSSNLKRVSLRANYQILRSDLQATLALVASRRILMLKDKKKRTFDTYNLLYGYL, encoded by the exons ATGAAAGAAATGTTAACTAATCAAACTAGTTCAGGATATAGCAATTCCTATGTTAATAATAATGGAGATACCAATAGCAATAATACAGCTGACAGTAATGCAAGGAAATATGCTGTGCTAAGCACAGAATGGGTATCTGCAATTGGGGAAGAGCTAGGAATGCATCCTTTGCCAGATTCTTTATTGCGAAGACTTGCAGAGGATGCTTCATATCGTCTTAGAGAAGTTctacat AAATGTGTAACAAGGCTGAAACACAGCAAGAGGAAACGTTTAACATCTACAGATGTAAATGCTGTAATTACTAATCTGTGTGATGTAGATCCAGTATTAGGTGCACCAGAATCAATGCCAGAGTATCATACAGAAGCAAAGGTTTTTGTTCCTAATGAACGTATTGTTAATTTagtacaaaaaataaatgagcCGCTTAATATATCACAGAGCAATGTACCTTTTATTCAAG AATCAGAAATATGTGATGTAAGACTCACAGAAGCACGTAATAATTATGCAAAGAAAGCATTGAAAACTTTATTCAATGGATCCCAAAAAACTTTTCAG GTTTTAATTAACGATTGTGCTACCAATGCATATTTGGGTGGTGAAGGAGTTATAGATAAATTAATGTCAATTGCTAGGTCCATGGTAATTTCCAATAATGCACAGTATACAAGAGTATCTACAAGAACTTGTCAACTTATCATTGCTATTGCAAGCAATAGCGAAGCTGTCTACCCCTATCATTTAACTTCG GTGGACAAATTGACTGAATTGCTGTTAGAATTACTTCTTGGACAAagttttataaattcaaatctTGAAACGCTTTTTAAAGAATGCGCATTAAAACTAATGCTTCGGTGGCCGTTTGTCGTTGATAAATATATTCCAACATTAGAGAATGTGcttttaaaagaagaaaaagaaaatacagatGGAAGTAAAAAAAAGGCAATGGCTATGGAATTAATAGCAAGCATACAGccattaatatttttccaacACGAACCAGAATCTCCACTTTCTGTTCATACTGTTTTAAACTTTGCTCCACCTGGTTCTGCACTTTGGCAAAAGATAGCC CTTTCTGTCTGTGCCCTTCTGAAATCACAAGCACATATCTTAGACATTGAAGTTTTTATGGAACATTATGGAGATTCTTTATTACCTTATCTACCTATTCCTTATAAAAGTACAATGAACGAACATAAAAAACCTATTCCCCttcctattattattaaaagtaaGATAAAATATGTAAACGTTAGACCTGTAACAAGCAGCCGACTGATATGGGATCGGCAAACAGCATTTCCCGATTCCACTTTACGAGGTCCTAGGCGAGAAATAAG atTCGCATTTGCTGGCGGACGACCTGTACCTTCGAGTAATTTAAAGCGAGTTAGTTTAAGAGccaattatcaaattttaagAAGCGATCTACAAGCAACCCTTGCACTGGTCGCATCGCGAAGAATACTAATGcttaaagataaaaagaaaagaacctTCGATACTTACAATCTACTGTACggttatttataa
- the LOC114878835 gene encoding unconventional myosin-XIX-like isoform X2: MTKEIEQSTSMFGWDLINDLGALPENEEIIIDFLLERLQRGQIYTWLGSLLLTINPNDEVSTSHLYNFSEFDKDLNSSEATYGAEPHIYTVAGRAHYSLTRELGRNSQVIIISGATGTGKTFNACKCLEFLSKINKNEVLSFKGDYTHNIVLRIMDACRLVSAFTTACTERNEVSSRHGQLVCLHYKGDTISGATINSFLLERSRVTRGSNNFQIFYQMIFGMSCGELESFNLSKDECYDILNVINYNKRNYFQESFQDTLKALDILGFKPDQKKNIFQVLALLLHMGNIKFVENGDSCIIDTNNKKSMEALKSTCTLSSLTEETVTELLTTILINPQSTWRKHTTYHRHLVTVDACRNRLHSIIRHMYDLLFHWVLNHTNDALCVKHEFFQWLDIFGFESFNKNGIEQLCVNYTNEKIQQYFIETYLEKSRKDLEEEGFIKETNPLHTINLYKERLYVIEEGLFLTLNDACQSPVPTSISKIIQLACSNLHNEQNKFLDGKEGNFIIEHYSGPVSYSIDDLLSKNTDKVPNEISMIFNVSTNKFLRSLINIEEEQYSHTAKTSTRKRTMLAKLKYNIDTLIKKLSKCDLHYVRCVKPNRLTANANEWDRKDFRKQLASIGVFDTLPLAKCKYSVRLCYQNFCQRYSKRPTETMNPNKCEMILESIVPKRKLHTLVHFGKQLIFLTEPMFLKLEFYRRNYRIKCANKIQMFWLKHRHKNVPVISKYLTISDQIQDEYEVNKEITSVKFMLDQELNKSSNSEDDDVFISSSVSPDSDDLIDHLNGVTINEPEDNNKNTTENLDETPTTKVSKNESCTLEKLHDIITIDPFYRCSSNTDINCNDNNNNSLKEHNEHTALDFPVTNRECIVNTYKQKYFMNSDTVRTVEIGSFVFFYKNRILSRRRLAKMPVKFHTRATCLINSHVVPYHELPQGLQDCL, translated from the exons ATCAACATCACATCTGTACAATTTCTCAGAATTTGATAAGGATCTTAATTCATCTGAAGCTACTTATGGGGCAGAACCTCATATATACACTGTCGCCGGTAGGGCACATTACAGCCTTACTCGAGAACTGGGGCGAAATTCTCAg GTAATCATTATAAGCGGGGCAACTGGAACAGGAAAGACATTCAATGCCTGCAAGTGTTTAGAATTTCTTAGTAAGATTAACAAAAATGAAGTACTGTCCTTTAAAGGAGATTATACGCATAATATTGTGTTGAGAATCATGGATGCTTGTCGTTTAGTATCTGCCTTTACAACAGCGTGCACTGAAAGGAATGAAGTAAGTTCAAGACATGGACAGCTTGTATGCCTTCATTATAAAGGTGACACCATTTCTGGTGCAACAATTAATTCATTTCTTTTGGAGAGAAGTAGGGTAACAAGAGgttcaaataattttcaaattttttatcag ATGATATTTGGAATGTCATGTGGTGAACTtgaatcttttaatttatctaagGATGAATGTTATGATATACTGAATgttataaattacaataaaaggaattattttcaagaaaGTTTCCAAGATACTTTAAAGGCGTTGGATATATTAGGTTTCAAACCtgatcaaaagaaaaatatttttcaagttCTTGCCTTGTTGCTTCATATgggaaatattaaatttgttgaAAATGGTGATAGTTGTATCATTGATACTAATAACAAAA AATCCATGGAAGCTCTAAAAAGTACATGTACTTTGAGCTCTTTAACCGAGGAAACGGTGACAGAGCTACTCACTACCATTCTAATAAATCCACAAAGTACATGGCGGAAACATACCACATATCATCGGCATCTCGTTACCGTCGATGCATGTCGCAATAGACTGCATAGCATAATTAGACACATGTACGATCTTCTTTTTCACTGGGTCTTGAATCATACAAATGACGCTTTATGCGTAAAACATGAATTCTTTCAGTGGCTTG ATATATTTGGTTTCGAATCTTTCAATAAAAATGGTATAGAACAATTATGTGTCAATTACACTAACGAGAAGATACagcaatatttcattgaaaCCTATTTGGAAAAAAGTCGTAAAGATTTGGAAGAGGAAGGTTTTATTAAAGAAACTAATCCCTTGCATacgattaatttatataaagaaCGTCTATATGTTATTGAAGAGGGATTATTCTTAACTTTAAATGAT GCTTGTCAATCTCCTGTACCAACTAGCATATCTAAAATAATACAACTAGCATGCTCAAATTTACataatgaacaaaataagTTTTTAGATGGAAAAGAAGGGAATTTTATTATAGAACATTATTCAGGTCCTGTGTCATATTCCATTGATGATTTGTTATCTAAAAACACTGATAAG GTTCCAAACGAAATATCTATGATCTTTAACGTAAGTACAAATAAGTTCCTTCGTTCATTGATCAATATCGAAGAGGAACAATATTCACATACCGCAAAAACGTCTACTAGAAAGAGAACTATGCTTgctaaattaaaatataatatagacACGCTTATTAAAAAACTAAGCAAATGTGATTTGCATTATGTGCGATGCGTTAAGCCCAA TCGATTAACAGCTAATGCTAATGAATGGGACCGAAAAGATTTTCGAAAGCAATTGGCTTCTATTGGTGTTTTTGATACGTTGCCACTGGCTAAATGTAAATATTCTGTTCGTCTGTGTTATCAGAACTTCTGTCAACGATATTCTAAAAGACCAACAGAAACTATGAATCCTAATAAATGTGAAATGATTTTGGAGTCGATTGTGcctaaaagaaaattacacACTCTAGTTCATTTTGGAAAacaattgatatttttaacaGAGCCTATGTTTCTTAAATTGGAATTCTACAGAAGAAATTACCGTATAAAGTGCGCcaataaaatacaaatgttCTGGTTAAAGCATA GACACAAAAACGTACCcgttatttcaaaatatttgacaATCAGCGATCAAATACAAGATGAATATGAAGTGAATAAAGAAATTACATCTGTTAAATTTATGCTTGATCAAGAATTAAACAAATCAAGTAATTCTGAAGATGATGATGTGTTTATTTCTAGTTCAGTTTCACCTGACAGTGATGACTTAATAGATCATCTGAATGGTGTAACAATAAATGAACCAGAagacaataataaaaatacaacaGAAAATCTAGATGAAACTCCCACAACAAAAGTATCAAAGAACGAATCATGTACTTTGGAAAAATTACACGATATTATTACCATAGATC ccTTTTACAGGTGTAGTAGCAATACCGATATTAATTGTAACGACAACAATAACAATTCATTAAAGGAACACAATGAACATACAGCATTAGACTTTCCTGTAACAAATAGAGAATGTATTGTAAATACCTACAAACAAAAGTATTTCATGAATTCTGATACAGTTCGCACTGTAGAAATAGGatcctttgtatttttttataaaaataggATTTTGAGTCGACGACGACTAGCCAAA ATGCCGGTAAAGTTTCATACACGTGCTACGTGTTTGATTAATTCGCATGTAGTACCATATCACGAACTACCACAAGGATTACAAGACTGTCTTTAA
- the LOC114878835 gene encoding unconventional myosin-XIX-like isoform X3 — MKKLVFIDFLLERLQRGQIYTWLGSLLLTINPNDEVSTSHLYNFSEFDKDLNSSEATYGAEPHIYTVAGRAHYSLTRELGRNSQVIIISGATGTGKTFNACKCLEFLSKINKNEVLSFKGDYTHNIVLRIMDACRLVSAFTTACTERNEVSSRHGQLVCLHYKGDTISGATINSFLLERSRVTRGSNNFQIFYQMIFGMSCGELESFNLSKDECYDILNVINYNKRNYFQESFQDTLKALDILGFKPDQKKNIFQVLALLLHMGNIKFVENGDSCIIDTNNKKSMEALKSTCTLSSLTEETVTELLTTILINPQSTWRKHTTYHRHLVTVDACRNRLHSIIRHMYDLLFHWVLNHTNDALCVKHEFFQWLGVLDIFGFESFNKNGIEQLCVNYTNEKIQQYFIETYLEKSRKDLEEEGFIKETNPLHTINLYKERLYVIEEGLFLTLNDACQSPVPTSISKIIQLACSNLHNEQNKFLDGKEGNFIIEHYSGPVSYSIDDLLSKNTDKVPNEISMIFNVSTNKFLRSLINIEEEQYSHTAKTSTRKRTMLAKLKYNIDTLIKKLSKCDLHYVRCVKPNRLTANANEWDRKDFRKQLASIGVFDTLPLAKCKYSVRLCYQNFCQRYSKRPTETMNPNKCEMILESIVPKRKLHTLVHFGKQLIFLTEPMFLKLEFYRRNYRIKCANKIQMFWLKHRHKNVPVISKYLTISDQIQDEYEVNKEITSVKFMLDQELNKSSNSEDDDVFISSSVSPDSDDLIDHLNGVTINEPEDNNKNTTENLDETPTTKVSKNESCTLEKLHDIITIDPFYRCSSNTDINCNDNNNNSLKEHNEHTALDFPVTNRECIVNTYKQKYFMNSDTVRTVEIGSFVFFYKNRILSRRRLAKMPVKFHTRATCLINSHVVPYHELPQGLQDCL; from the exons ATCAACATCACATCTGTACAATTTCTCAGAATTTGATAAGGATCTTAATTCATCTGAAGCTACTTATGGGGCAGAACCTCATATATACACTGTCGCCGGTAGGGCACATTACAGCCTTACTCGAGAACTGGGGCGAAATTCTCAg GTAATCATTATAAGCGGGGCAACTGGAACAGGAAAGACATTCAATGCCTGCAAGTGTTTAGAATTTCTTAGTAAGATTAACAAAAATGAAGTACTGTCCTTTAAAGGAGATTATACGCATAATATTGTGTTGAGAATCATGGATGCTTGTCGTTTAGTATCTGCCTTTACAACAGCGTGCACTGAAAGGAATGAAGTAAGTTCAAGACATGGACAGCTTGTATGCCTTCATTATAAAGGTGACACCATTTCTGGTGCAACAATTAATTCATTTCTTTTGGAGAGAAGTAGGGTAACAAGAGgttcaaataattttcaaattttttatcag ATGATATTTGGAATGTCATGTGGTGAACTtgaatcttttaatttatctaagGATGAATGTTATGATATACTGAATgttataaattacaataaaaggaattattttcaagaaaGTTTCCAAGATACTTTAAAGGCGTTGGATATATTAGGTTTCAAACCtgatcaaaagaaaaatatttttcaagttCTTGCCTTGTTGCTTCATATgggaaatattaaatttgttgaAAATGGTGATAGTTGTATCATTGATACTAATAACAAAA AATCCATGGAAGCTCTAAAAAGTACATGTACTTTGAGCTCTTTAACCGAGGAAACGGTGACAGAGCTACTCACTACCATTCTAATAAATCCACAAAGTACATGGCGGAAACATACCACATATCATCGGCATCTCGTTACCGTCGATGCATGTCGCAATAGACTGCATAGCATAATTAGACACATGTACGATCTTCTTTTTCACTGGGTCTTGAATCATACAAATGACGCTTTATGCGTAAAACATGAATTCTTTCAGTGGCTTG GTGTATTAGATATATTTGGTTTCGAATCTTTCAATAAAAATGGTATAGAACAATTATGTGTCAATTACACTAACGAGAAGATACagcaatatttcattgaaaCCTATTTGGAAAAAAGTCGTAAAGATTTGGAAGAGGAAGGTTTTATTAAAGAAACTAATCCCTTGCATacgattaatttatataaagaaCGTCTATATGTTATTGAAGAGGGATTATTCTTAACTTTAAATGAT GCTTGTCAATCTCCTGTACCAACTAGCATATCTAAAATAATACAACTAGCATGCTCAAATTTACataatgaacaaaataagTTTTTAGATGGAAAAGAAGGGAATTTTATTATAGAACATTATTCAGGTCCTGTGTCATATTCCATTGATGATTTGTTATCTAAAAACACTGATAAG GTTCCAAACGAAATATCTATGATCTTTAACGTAAGTACAAATAAGTTCCTTCGTTCATTGATCAATATCGAAGAGGAACAATATTCACATACCGCAAAAACGTCTACTAGAAAGAGAACTATGCTTgctaaattaaaatataatatagacACGCTTATTAAAAAACTAAGCAAATGTGATTTGCATTATGTGCGATGCGTTAAGCCCAA TCGATTAACAGCTAATGCTAATGAATGGGACCGAAAAGATTTTCGAAAGCAATTGGCTTCTATTGGTGTTTTTGATACGTTGCCACTGGCTAAATGTAAATATTCTGTTCGTCTGTGTTATCAGAACTTCTGTCAACGATATTCTAAAAGACCAACAGAAACTATGAATCCTAATAAATGTGAAATGATTTTGGAGTCGATTGTGcctaaaagaaaattacacACTCTAGTTCATTTTGGAAAacaattgatatttttaacaGAGCCTATGTTTCTTAAATTGGAATTCTACAGAAGAAATTACCGTATAAAGTGCGCcaataaaatacaaatgttCTGGTTAAAGCATA GACACAAAAACGTACCcgttatttcaaaatatttgacaATCAGCGATCAAATACAAGATGAATATGAAGTGAATAAAGAAATTACATCTGTTAAATTTATGCTTGATCAAGAATTAAACAAATCAAGTAATTCTGAAGATGATGATGTGTTTATTTCTAGTTCAGTTTCACCTGACAGTGATGACTTAATAGATCATCTGAATGGTGTAACAATAAATGAACCAGAagacaataataaaaatacaacaGAAAATCTAGATGAAACTCCCACAACAAAAGTATCAAAGAACGAATCATGTACTTTGGAAAAATTACACGATATTATTACCATAGATC ccTTTTACAGGTGTAGTAGCAATACCGATATTAATTGTAACGACAACAATAACAATTCATTAAAGGAACACAATGAACATACAGCATTAGACTTTCCTGTAACAAATAGAGAATGTATTGTAAATACCTACAAACAAAAGTATTTCATGAATTCTGATACAGTTCGCACTGTAGAAATAGGatcctttgtatttttttataaaaataggATTTTGAGTCGACGACGACTAGCCAAA ATGCCGGTAAAGTTTCATACACGTGCTACGTGTTTGATTAATTCGCATGTAGTACCATATCACGAACTACCACAAGGATTACAAGACTGTCTTTAA
- the LOC114878835 gene encoding unconventional myosin-XIX-like isoform X1 yields the protein MTKEIEQSTSMFGWDLINDLGALPENEEIIIDFLLERLQRGQIYTWLGSLLLTINPNDEVSTSHLYNFSEFDKDLNSSEATYGAEPHIYTVAGRAHYSLTRELGRNSQVIIISGATGTGKTFNACKCLEFLSKINKNEVLSFKGDYTHNIVLRIMDACRLVSAFTTACTERNEVSSRHGQLVCLHYKGDTISGATINSFLLERSRVTRGSNNFQIFYQMIFGMSCGELESFNLSKDECYDILNVINYNKRNYFQESFQDTLKALDILGFKPDQKKNIFQVLALLLHMGNIKFVENGDSCIIDTNNKKSMEALKSTCTLSSLTEETVTELLTTILINPQSTWRKHTTYHRHLVTVDACRNRLHSIIRHMYDLLFHWVLNHTNDALCVKHEFFQWLGVLDIFGFESFNKNGIEQLCVNYTNEKIQQYFIETYLEKSRKDLEEEGFIKETNPLHTINLYKERLYVIEEGLFLTLNDACQSPVPTSISKIIQLACSNLHNEQNKFLDGKEGNFIIEHYSGPVSYSIDDLLSKNTDKVPNEISMIFNVSTNKFLRSLINIEEEQYSHTAKTSTRKRTMLAKLKYNIDTLIKKLSKCDLHYVRCVKPNRLTANANEWDRKDFRKQLASIGVFDTLPLAKCKYSVRLCYQNFCQRYSKRPTETMNPNKCEMILESIVPKRKLHTLVHFGKQLIFLTEPMFLKLEFYRRNYRIKCANKIQMFWLKHRHKNVPVISKYLTISDQIQDEYEVNKEITSVKFMLDQELNKSSNSEDDDVFISSSVSPDSDDLIDHLNGVTINEPEDNNKNTTENLDETPTTKVSKNESCTLEKLHDIITIDPFYRCSSNTDINCNDNNNNSLKEHNEHTALDFPVTNRECIVNTYKQKYFMNSDTVRTVEIGSFVFFYKNRILSRRRLAKMPVKFHTRATCLINSHVVPYHELPQGLQDCL from the exons ATCAACATCACATCTGTACAATTTCTCAGAATTTGATAAGGATCTTAATTCATCTGAAGCTACTTATGGGGCAGAACCTCATATATACACTGTCGCCGGTAGGGCACATTACAGCCTTACTCGAGAACTGGGGCGAAATTCTCAg GTAATCATTATAAGCGGGGCAACTGGAACAGGAAAGACATTCAATGCCTGCAAGTGTTTAGAATTTCTTAGTAAGATTAACAAAAATGAAGTACTGTCCTTTAAAGGAGATTATACGCATAATATTGTGTTGAGAATCATGGATGCTTGTCGTTTAGTATCTGCCTTTACAACAGCGTGCACTGAAAGGAATGAAGTAAGTTCAAGACATGGACAGCTTGTATGCCTTCATTATAAAGGTGACACCATTTCTGGTGCAACAATTAATTCATTTCTTTTGGAGAGAAGTAGGGTAACAAGAGgttcaaataattttcaaattttttatcag ATGATATTTGGAATGTCATGTGGTGAACTtgaatcttttaatttatctaagGATGAATGTTATGATATACTGAATgttataaattacaataaaaggaattattttcaagaaaGTTTCCAAGATACTTTAAAGGCGTTGGATATATTAGGTTTCAAACCtgatcaaaagaaaaatatttttcaagttCTTGCCTTGTTGCTTCATATgggaaatattaaatttgttgaAAATGGTGATAGTTGTATCATTGATACTAATAACAAAA AATCCATGGAAGCTCTAAAAAGTACATGTACTTTGAGCTCTTTAACCGAGGAAACGGTGACAGAGCTACTCACTACCATTCTAATAAATCCACAAAGTACATGGCGGAAACATACCACATATCATCGGCATCTCGTTACCGTCGATGCATGTCGCAATAGACTGCATAGCATAATTAGACACATGTACGATCTTCTTTTTCACTGGGTCTTGAATCATACAAATGACGCTTTATGCGTAAAACATGAATTCTTTCAGTGGCTTG GTGTATTAGATATATTTGGTTTCGAATCTTTCAATAAAAATGGTATAGAACAATTATGTGTCAATTACACTAACGAGAAGATACagcaatatttcattgaaaCCTATTTGGAAAAAAGTCGTAAAGATTTGGAAGAGGAAGGTTTTATTAAAGAAACTAATCCCTTGCATacgattaatttatataaagaaCGTCTATATGTTATTGAAGAGGGATTATTCTTAACTTTAAATGAT GCTTGTCAATCTCCTGTACCAACTAGCATATCTAAAATAATACAACTAGCATGCTCAAATTTACataatgaacaaaataagTTTTTAGATGGAAAAGAAGGGAATTTTATTATAGAACATTATTCAGGTCCTGTGTCATATTCCATTGATGATTTGTTATCTAAAAACACTGATAAG GTTCCAAACGAAATATCTATGATCTTTAACGTAAGTACAAATAAGTTCCTTCGTTCATTGATCAATATCGAAGAGGAACAATATTCACATACCGCAAAAACGTCTACTAGAAAGAGAACTATGCTTgctaaattaaaatataatatagacACGCTTATTAAAAAACTAAGCAAATGTGATTTGCATTATGTGCGATGCGTTAAGCCCAA TCGATTAACAGCTAATGCTAATGAATGGGACCGAAAAGATTTTCGAAAGCAATTGGCTTCTATTGGTGTTTTTGATACGTTGCCACTGGCTAAATGTAAATATTCTGTTCGTCTGTGTTATCAGAACTTCTGTCAACGATATTCTAAAAGACCAACAGAAACTATGAATCCTAATAAATGTGAAATGATTTTGGAGTCGATTGTGcctaaaagaaaattacacACTCTAGTTCATTTTGGAAAacaattgatatttttaacaGAGCCTATGTTTCTTAAATTGGAATTCTACAGAAGAAATTACCGTATAAAGTGCGCcaataaaatacaaatgttCTGGTTAAAGCATA GACACAAAAACGTACCcgttatttcaaaatatttgacaATCAGCGATCAAATACAAGATGAATATGAAGTGAATAAAGAAATTACATCTGTTAAATTTATGCTTGATCAAGAATTAAACAAATCAAGTAATTCTGAAGATGATGATGTGTTTATTTCTAGTTCAGTTTCACCTGACAGTGATGACTTAATAGATCATCTGAATGGTGTAACAATAAATGAACCAGAagacaataataaaaatacaacaGAAAATCTAGATGAAACTCCCACAACAAAAGTATCAAAGAACGAATCATGTACTTTGGAAAAATTACACGATATTATTACCATAGATC ccTTTTACAGGTGTAGTAGCAATACCGATATTAATTGTAACGACAACAATAACAATTCATTAAAGGAACACAATGAACATACAGCATTAGACTTTCCTGTAACAAATAGAGAATGTATTGTAAATACCTACAAACAAAAGTATTTCATGAATTCTGATACAGTTCGCACTGTAGAAATAGGatcctttgtatttttttataaaaataggATTTTGAGTCGACGACGACTAGCCAAA ATGCCGGTAAAGTTTCATACACGTGCTACGTGTTTGATTAATTCGCATGTAGTACCATATCACGAACTACCACAAGGATTACAAGACTGTCTTTAA